From Campylobacter upsaliensis, the proteins below share one genomic window:
- the kpsM gene encoding capsule polysaccharide transporter KpsM produces the protein MLNVIYALFFRELKTRFGANRYLGYIWVVGEPLSIVLVITTIVTIIREYHHQVMPDGISIFMFLISGIVPYFMFRSIVTQLMNGISANLGLFAYKPVKPIHVFIARTMLEFCIYFVIFFCVLFIAGWFLRFDVLPVYFLNVMFCVFLLMLSGFVLGLCFAILSHFFEILKTLLMYFSIVFYWSSGVIFPTWLMPKPLLDLFYYNPLLHIMELLKYNFFDSYPLQDDYSYTYPIVCIMLLLLVGLFFYHHNRQALTAARKQ, from the coding sequence ATGCTAAATGTCATTTATGCTTTATTTTTTAGAGAGCTTAAAACTCGCTTTGGTGCGAATCGCTATTTAGGCTATATTTGGGTCGTAGGAGAGCCTTTGAGTATAGTTTTGGTGATTACGACCATTGTTACGATTATTAGGGAATATCATCATCAAGTTATGCCCGATGGAATTTCTATTTTTATGTTTTTAATCTCTGGCATAGTGCCTTATTTTATGTTTAGAAGTATAGTAACGCAGCTTATGAACGGCATTAGTGCAAATTTGGGACTTTTTGCCTATAAGCCCGTTAAGCCTATCCATGTTTTTATCGCTAGGACTATGCTTGAATTTTGCATTTATTTTGTGATTTTCTTTTGCGTTTTGTTTATAGCGGGGTGGTTTTTACGCTTTGATGTTTTGCCTGTGTATTTTTTAAATGTCATGTTTTGCGTTTTTTTATTGATGCTTTCTGGCTTTGTTTTGGGACTTTGCTTTGCGATACTAAGTCATTTTTTTGAAATTTTAAAAACGCTTTTGATGTATTTTAGTATCGTTTTTTATTGGTCTTCTGGGGTGATTTTCCCCACTTGGCTTATGCCTAAGCCCTTGCTAGACCTTTTTTATTATAATCCTTTGCTTCATATTATGGAGCTTTTAAAATATAATTTTTTTGATTCCTACCCTTTACAAGATGATTATAGCTACACTTATCCTATAGTTTGCATTATGCTTTTACTTCTTGTGGGACTTTTTTTCTATCATCATAATAGACAAGCCTTAACCGCAGCGAGAAAGCAATGA
- a CDS encoding capsule polysaccharide transporter: MKKSKTLIDKIKDLSILDSFKIVWFLMIFVVIYYVFIAADRYVSSTSLSVRSTSGESIQAGGILSLLSTTSNNNEDMKYLRGYIHSLDLLKKLEESIKLRELYQEQFVDLPYRIFDSSSSESYLKFFKSRVKLKVDDKTGLLNVEVEAFTPKSAQIIAQSIVEESEKFINEISHKAAREQMRFAEEEVNTYKERYLKAQNALIAFQNKYGVFDPLKQAESKSKLIAQIEVNLAQREAALLNLQSYMNDSAPEVVALKAEIGAIKKQLEREMAKISANNSNTQKLNDMAAKFQNLTIEAKFAQQAYETALKAYESARIEAARKIKQLVIVQSPNLPESARYPERLYGILTAFLILSLIFGITKFVKMIIEEHRY; encoded by the coding sequence ATGAAAAAAAGTAAAACTTTAATAGACAAGATTAAGGATTTAAGCATTTTAGATTCATTTAAAATCGTATGGTTTTTGATGATTTTTGTAGTGATTTATTATGTTTTTATCGCAGCAGATCGCTATGTAAGCTCGACTAGTCTTAGTGTGCGTTCCACTAGCGGAGAAAGTATTCAAGCTGGCGGGATCTTATCTTTACTTAGCACCACTTCAAATAATAATGAAGATATGAAATACCTAAGAGGCTATATCCACTCTCTTGATTTGCTTAAAAAACTAGAAGAAAGCATTAAGCTTAGGGAGCTTTATCAAGAACAATTTGTCGATTTACCCTACCGCATTTTTGATTCTAGCTCAAGCGAAAGCTATCTTAAATTCTTTAAAAGTCGCGTTAAACTTAAAGTCGATGACAAAACAGGTCTTTTAAATGTCGAAGTTGAAGCCTTTACCCCAAAATCCGCTCAAATCATCGCTCAAAGTATAGTCGAAGAAAGTGAAAAATTTATCAATGAAATTTCTCACAAAGCAGCAAGAGAGCAAATGCGTTTTGCCGAAGAGGAAGTTAATACTTACAAAGAAAGATACCTAAAAGCACAAAATGCTCTCATAGCTTTTCAAAACAAATATGGGGTTTTTGACCCACTCAAACAAGCCGAAAGTAAATCAAAGCTAATTGCGCAAATTGAAGTAAATTTGGCTCAAAGAGAGGCTGCACTTTTAAATTTACAAAGCTATATGAATGATAGTGCACCTGAAGTTGTAGCGTTAAAAGCTGAAATTGGAGCTATTAAAAAACAATTAGAACGCGAAATGGCAAAAATTTCAGCAAACAATTCAAATACCCAAAAACTCAATGATATGGCTGCGAAATTTCAAAACCTTACCATAGAAGCAAAATTTGCTCAACAAGCCTATGAAACCGCACTTAAGGCTTATGAAAGTGCAAGGATAGAAGCCGCAAGAAAAATTAAACAACTCGTCATCGTGCAAAGCCCAAATTTACCAGAAAGTGCGAGGTATCCAGAAAGACTTTATGGCATACTCACAGCTTTTTTAATTTTATCTTTAATTTTTGGCATTACTAAATTTGTAAAAATGATTATAGAGGAGCATAGATATTAA
- the rimO gene encoding 30S ribosomal protein S12 methylthiotransferase RimO — protein MPNLYLHSLGCNKNLVDSEIMLGRLENYTLCDEPKRADVLIVNTCGFIESAKKESIEAILNLHKERKKNSLLVVTGCLMQRYKEELMKALPEVDLFTGVGDFEKIDTLILKKQNLFSNSTYLQEEGVKRVITGSNSHAFIKISEGCNQSCAFCAIPHFKGRLKSREISSIIKELESLISRGYKDFSFIAQDSSSYLFDKGQKDGLLRLIEEVEKLKGIRAARILYLYPSTLSEEVVRKIIASKVFVNYFDMPLQHISDKMLKVMKRGSKKEQILKLLKMMRGAKDSFLRTGFIVGHPGESEEDFRELCEFVEGFDFDRISVFGYSKEEDTLAFEMEQVPKKVINARLKILEKIVAKSLEKSFKKEVGQKRLIVCEGESSEGEFFIAGKDLRWDREIDGEILINESQCGILERGQIYECEITQALDVKLIAKALKLA, from the coding sequence ATGCCAAATTTATATCTTCACTCACTAGGGTGTAATAAAAATTTAGTCGATAGTGAAATTATGCTAGGACGCCTTGAAAATTATACTTTGTGTGATGAGCCTAAAAGAGCTGATGTTTTGATTGTCAATACTTGCGGTTTTATAGAAAGTGCAAAAAAAGAGAGCATAGAAGCGATTTTGAATTTGCATAAAGAGCGTAAGAAAAATTCCTTGCTTGTCGTTACGGGCTGTTTGATGCAACGCTACAAAGAAGAGCTTATGAAGGCTTTGCCTGAGGTAGATTTATTTACAGGGGTTGGCGATTTTGAAAAGATCGATACGCTCATTTTAAAAAAACAAAATTTATTTTCAAACTCGACTTATTTGCAAGAAGAGGGGGTTAAAAGAGTTATTACAGGCTCAAATTCACACGCTTTTATAAAGATTAGCGAGGGTTGTAATCAAAGCTGTGCCTTTTGTGCTATACCGCATTTTAAGGGACGCCTCAAATCGCGTGAAATTTCAAGTATCATAAAAGAGCTTGAAAGCCTTATATCTAGGGGCTATAAGGACTTTTCTTTCATCGCGCAGGATAGCTCGTCTTATCTTTTTGATAAGGGACAAAAAGACGGGCTTTTGCGTTTAATTGAGGAAGTAGAAAAATTAAAGGGCATAAGAGCAGCGCGCATTTTATACCTTTACCCTAGCACCTTAAGCGAAGAAGTGGTGCGTAAGATCATCGCTTCTAAGGTCTTTGTGAATTATTTTGATATGCCTTTGCAACACATTAGCGACAAAATGCTAAAAGTGATGAAAAGAGGCAGTAAAAAGGAGCAAATTTTAAAGCTTTTAAAGATGATGAGGGGGGCTAAGGATAGCTTTTTACGCACAGGTTTTATCGTGGGGCATCCGGGGGAGAGTGAAGAGGATTTTAGGGAGCTTTGTGAATTTGTGGAGGGCTTTGACTTTGATAGAATTAGCGTATTTGGCTATTCTAAAGAAGAAGATACTCTAGCCTTTGAAATGGAACAAGTGCCTAAAAAAGTCATCAATGCCCGTCTTAAAATTTTAGAAAAAATTGTCGCAAAAAGCCTTGAAAAAAGCTTTAAAAAAGAAGTCGGTCAAAAACGCTTAATCGTTTGTGAGGGTGAAAGTAGTGAGGGGGAATTTTTTATCGCTGGGAAAGATTTGCGTTGGGATAGGGAGATTGATGGCGAAATTCTTATTAATGAAAGCCAATGTGGTATTTTGGAAAGAGGTCAAATTTATGAATGTGAGATTACACAAGCACTTGATGTAAAACTCATAGCTAAGGCTTTAAAACTTGCCTAA
- a CDS encoding ABC transporter ATP-binding protein, which produces MIKLINLTKSYPLFAGGRHYVFKNFSFEFPENCSIGLMGGNGAGKSTLMKLLSGAELPDRGKIITNKKLSWPLGLSGGIQGSLSARDNAKFVARVYGYKGEELLEKVKFVEEFAELGKFFDEPMKNYSAGMGARITFGLSMAFDFDYYLIDEAGAVGDPQFREKSIKLYKERLSRSKVIMVSHNVAEIKEWCDKIIFMKNGKITVYDDVDEGIAVYQGKA; this is translated from the coding sequence ATGATCAAGCTTATCAATTTAACCAAATCTTACCCACTTTTTGCAGGCGGAAGACACTATGTTTTTAAAAATTTTAGTTTTGAATTCCCTGAAAATTGCAGTATAGGCTTAATGGGTGGAAATGGTGCAGGTAAATCAACTCTAATGAAACTTTTAAGCGGAGCGGAACTTCCAGATAGAGGCAAAATTATCACAAACAAAAAGCTCTCCTGGCCCCTTGGCTTAAGCGGTGGCATACAAGGCTCACTTAGTGCAAGAGATAATGCCAAATTTGTCGCTAGAGTTTATGGCTATAAGGGTGAAGAATTGCTAGAAAAAGTTAAATTTGTCGAAGAATTTGCTGAACTTGGTAAATTTTTTGATGAGCCGATGAAAAACTATTCTGCTGGTATGGGAGCAAGGATAACCTTTGGACTTAGTATGGCTTTTGACTTTGATTATTATTTAATAGACGAGGCTGGGGCTGTGGGCGACCCTCAATTTAGAGAAAAAAGCATTAAGCTTTACAAAGAGAGGCTTTCACGCTCTAAGGTCATTATGGTTTCACACAATGTAGCCGAAATTAAAGAATGGTGTGATAAAATTATTTTTATGAAAAATGGAAAAATTACGGTTTATGATGATGTCGATGAGGGCATAGCTGTATATCAAGGAAAAGCATAA
- a CDS encoding FAD-binding oxidoreductase, with translation MQDPFLLKEIKRKFAIKNTTGYGLNSLCDFSDLIDILNHIFIGAEGTLGFVSRVEYETCEDYAFKATSLLFYENLNLASKAVKILSYYEDKVFDVELMDWACLDLTKGLCDMPSSLKSPNCALLIELQSDNEQELLNNIVFIKNALKDAPCLFEPKFSLDSTIQAKWWKIRKGLLPISASKRPKGSVIITEDVCFEMDYFAKGIENISTLFAKHGFESIIFGHALSGNVHFIITPLLDDKKQRLSFEKFMQDLVDLVISLKGSIKAEHSYDGSFCRARVGRESLQIS, from the coding sequence ATGCAAGATCCTTTTTTGCTTAAAGAAATTAAGCGTAAATTTGCCATTAAAAATACCACAGGCTATGGGCTAAATTCTTTGTGTGATTTTAGTGATTTAATAGACATTTTAAATCATATTTTCATAGGGGCTGAGGGGACTTTGGGCTTTGTAAGTAGGGTGGAGTATGAAACTTGCGAGGATTATGCTTTTAAGGCTACTAGTTTGCTTTTTTATGAAAATTTAAATCTAGCTTCTAAGGCTGTTAAAATTCTCTCTTATTACGAGGATAAAGTCTTTGATGTGGAGCTTATGGACTGGGCTTGTTTGGATCTTACAAAAGGACTTTGCGATATGCCAAGCTCTTTAAAAAGTCCAAATTGCGCTCTTTTAATTGAACTTCAAAGTGATAATGAGCAAGAACTTTTAAATAATATCGTTTTCATTAAAAATGCCCTAAAAGACGCTCCTTGCCTTTTTGAACCTAAATTTAGCCTTGATAGCACTATCCAAGCAAAGTGGTGGAAAATTCGTAAAGGCTTACTCCCTATCTCTGCGTCTAAACGCCCTAAAGGTAGCGTTATCATCACTGAAGATGTGTGTTTTGAGATGGATTATTTTGCAAAGGGTATAGAAAATATCTCCACACTTTTTGCAAAACACGGCTTTGAGAGCATTATTTTTGGACACGCTTTAAGTGGAAATGTGCATTTTATCATCACGCCTCTTTTAGATGATAAAAAACAAAGGCTAAGTTTTGAAAAATTTATGCAAGATTTAGTCGATCTTGTCATCTCTCTTAAAGGAAGTATTAAGGCAGAGCACAGCTATGATGGCAGCTTTTGTCGAGCAAGAGTGGGGAGAGAAAGCTTACAAATTTCATAG
- a CDS encoding FAD-linked oxidase C-terminal domain-containing protein, whose translation MAAFVEQEWGEKAYKFHRKIKALFDPKGLINPGVIINDDKEIHSKNLTLTPRQRIAVHREIKRLKAKKRNLSLANFKKAMNMA comes from the coding sequence ATGGCAGCTTTTGTCGAGCAAGAGTGGGGAGAGAAAGCTTACAAATTTCATAGAAAAATTAAAGCTCTTTTTGACCCTAAAGGCTTAATTAATCCGGGCGTTATTATCAACGATGATAAAGAAATTCACAGCAAAAATTTAACCCTAACTCCACGCCAAAGAATCGCCGTGCATAGAGAAATTAAACGCCTAAAAGCAAAAAAGAGGAATTTGAGCTTAGCGAACTTCAAAAAGGCTATGAATATGGCGTAG
- a CDS encoding polysaccharide biosynthesis/export family protein produces MKKIALLLTSFILAFGAVDVSQIIGVNEGATYDSNASSAYSQRQNENNVSASNINPMQVPVFGSHLFNGNFKNYTQRVYNPDYKIAVGDQISLKIWGAVEFAQILVVDSQGNIFIPKVGAVNLLGVKNSSLVPIIKSAVNKIYKNNVFVYADMNAYQNVSVFVTGSVNAPGLYQGLSSDSIIQYLDKAGGINLDYGSFREIQILRNNKIIRNIDLYNFLLKGQLELFPFRSGDVILVGNVASYAFVSGDVQKPFRFELGSDIKTLSDLARISGAKPIVTNAVVRSYADEHKLEVKAFNKTHFSKVSLKTGDEVEFRPEYISTNISIKIRGEHDGLGTLVVKKGTTLEDISRLIMANSMSNMKALQVFRKSVARTQKELIAAQLKELETLALTSSSVNSEQAAIRATQAKTILEFIERAKKAEPKGQIIIEDANSYKSLILEDGDTINIPSKNNLVIVQGEVSLPGAFVYGKKEDLRYYINLAGGYSDRADTSKVLVIRTNGKAEKYRSGIDVKAGDSILVLPKVDSQNLQIFSMLTQILYQIAIATNVVVNL; encoded by the coding sequence ATGAAAAAAATAGCTTTATTATTGACAAGTTTTATTTTGGCTTTTGGCGCAGTCGATGTATCGCAAATTATAGGCGTTAATGAGGGTGCAACTTATGATAGTAACGCAAGTTCGGCTTATTCTCAACGACAAAATGAAAATAATGTAAGCGCCTCAAATATAAACCCTATGCAAGTTCCTGTTTTTGGCTCACACCTTTTTAATGGCAATTTTAAAAATTACACACAAAGGGTTTATAATCCAGACTATAAAATAGCCGTTGGAGATCAAATAAGCCTTAAAATTTGGGGTGCTGTGGAATTTGCACAAATTTTGGTAGTCGATTCTCAAGGGAACATTTTTATCCCTAAGGTTGGAGCTGTAAATTTGCTAGGAGTGAAAAATAGCTCCTTAGTGCCTATAATCAAATCAGCCGTCAATAAAATTTATAAAAATAATGTTTTCGTTTATGCAGATATGAACGCCTATCAAAACGTTAGCGTTTTTGTAACAGGAAGCGTAAATGCTCCAGGTCTTTATCAGGGTCTAAGCTCTGATTCCATCATACAATATTTAGATAAGGCAGGTGGGATCAACTTAGACTATGGTAGCTTTAGAGAAATTCAAATTTTAAGAAATAATAAAATTATTAGAAATATAGATTTATACAATTTCTTACTTAAAGGACAATTAGAGCTTTTTCCTTTTAGAAGTGGAGATGTCATCTTAGTAGGAAATGTCGCTAGCTATGCCTTTGTAAGTGGAGATGTGCAAAAACCCTTTAGATTTGAACTAGGAAGTGATATTAAAACACTAAGCGATTTAGCCAGAATTTCAGGAGCAAAACCCATAGTTACAAACGCTGTGGTAAGAAGCTACGCAGACGAGCATAAGCTTGAGGTAAAAGCTTTTAACAAAACGCATTTTTCCAAAGTAAGCCTAAAAACAGGCGATGAAGTCGAATTTCGTCCGGAATACATCAGCACAAATATTAGCATTAAAATTCGTGGAGAACACGATGGCTTAGGCACTTTAGTGGTTAAAAAGGGGACAACTTTAGAAGATATCTCAAGGTTAATTATGGCAAATTCAATGTCAAATATGAAAGCCCTACAAGTCTTTAGAAAAAGTGTCGCTAGAACACAAAAAGAACTCATCGCAGCCCAGCTTAAAGAGCTTGAGACCTTAGCATTAACTAGCTCTTCTGTCAATTCCGAGCAAGCAGCTATCCGTGCTACACAAGCTAAAACTATACTTGAATTTATAGAAAGAGCCAAAAAGGCTGAGCCTAAAGGACAAATCATCATTGAAGATGCAAATTCCTACAAATCTTTAATTTTAGAAGATGGTGATACCATTAATATCCCAAGTAAAAATAATCTTGTTATCGTTCAAGGTGAAGTCTCTTTACCCGGAGCCTTTGTATATGGTAAAAAAGAAGATTTAAGATATTATATTAATTTAGCTGGAGGATATAGCGATAGAGCAGATACCTCAAAAGTGCTTGTAATACGCACAAATGGCAAGGCGGAAAAATATCGCTCTGGTATAGATGTAAAAGCGGGCGATTCCATTTTGGTGCTTCCAAAAGTTGATAGTCAAAATTTGCAAATTTTTTCTATGCTAACGCAAATTCTTTATCAAATAGCCATAGCCACAAATGTCGTGGTTAATCTCTAA
- the tilS gene encoding tRNA lysidine(34) synthetase TilS, with translation MPKLSFLEHLRERKNLLAFSYGSDSTALFYLLERENIIFDMALINYKTRQNSDLEEEEARLLAKRFHKQIFIQTAPRFKGNFEKNARDFRYAFFEKICIEEGYENLILAHQLNDLFEWFLMQLSKGAGAMELLGMSAFEKRENYTLIRPLLNVTKEQILAFLRENKLKYFDDESNKDLKFKRNFIREHFSDEFLRHFSKGVQKSFSFLREDLKILGEIEEFEGILICAKNASLIAKACKKLGIVMSEKQRRESLRGDCVISARVGVVYMENRAFVFHYESCEKLPKSFKERCRKLQIPKLLRAFCFNHQVELEKLSSFGLKK, from the coding sequence TTGCCTAAATTAAGCTTTTTGGAGCATTTAAGAGAGCGTAAAAATTTACTTGCTTTTAGTTATGGTAGTGATAGCACGGCTTTATTTTATTTGCTTGAGCGTGAAAATATCATTTTTGATATGGCTTTGATTAATTATAAGACTAGGCAAAATAGCGATTTGGAGGAAGAAGAGGCACGCCTTTTAGCAAAACGATTTCATAAACAAATTTTCATACAAACAGCACCTCGATTTAAAGGAAATTTTGAAAAAAATGCTAGGGATTTTCGTTATGCTTTTTTTGAAAAAATTTGCATTGAAGAAGGTTATGAAAATTTGATCTTAGCACATCAGCTTAATGACTTGTTTGAGTGGTTTTTAATGCAGCTTAGTAAGGGTGCTGGAGCAATGGAGCTTTTAGGTATGAGTGCTTTTGAAAAGAGGGAAAACTACACACTTATAAGACCCTTGCTAAATGTAACTAAGGAGCAAATTTTAGCCTTTTTAAGAGAAAATAAACTCAAATATTTTGATGATGAGAGCAATAAAGACTTAAAATTTAAAAGAAATTTCATAAGAGAGCATTTTAGTGATGAATTTTTGAGACATTTTAGCAAGGGTGTGCAAAAAAGCTTTAGTTTTTTAAGGGAAGATTTAAAGATTTTAGGAGAAATTGAAGAGTTTGAGGGGATTTTAATCTGTGCTAAAAATGCAAGTTTGATCGCTAAGGCGTGTAAAAAACTAGGCATTGTGATGAGTGAAAAACAAAGAAGAGAAAGTCTTAGGGGAGATTGTGTGATAAGTGCGAGAGTTGGTGTAGTATATATGGAAAATAGGGCTTTTGTGTTTCATTATGAGTCTTGCGAGAAGCTACCTAAAAGCTTTAAGGAAAGATGTAGAAAGCTGCAAATTCCCAAGCTTTTACGCG
- the ciaI gene encoding intracellular survival protein CiaI, with product MQIDVSKNQNFSLDYTTKSGKKLSLDMYDNQSINYSKDDNSKNLSLKREYGFSFTFEGSKLTQNELDEIKDAMKEVEPMIQNFLANSKVGELKPKDLIQSAMQMANVLPTPKDENHQNAIMNGFTNKLENLLNKNQTPSKEQNATLLEDSKKLLDEVLEQMKKQLEKMQEKAQEQNATQKDSNFDFYA from the coding sequence ATGCAAATTGATGTGAGTAAAAATCAAAATTTCTCCCTTGACTACACAACTAAAAGTGGCAAAAAACTAAGCCTTGATATGTATGATAATCAAAGTATCAATTATAGTAAAGACGACAATTCTAAAAATTTGAGCTTAAAAAGAGAGTATGGATTTAGCTTTACTTTTGAGGGTTCTAAACTCACACAAAATGAACTTGACGAGATTAAAGACGCGATGAAGGAAGTTGAGCCTATGATACAAAATTTCCTAGCAAATTCTAAGGTTGGGGAGCTTAAGCCAAAAGATTTGATACAAAGTGCTATGCAAATGGCAAATGTCCTCCCAACTCCAAAAGATGAAAATCATCAAAACGCCATTATGAACGGCTTTACAAATAAGCTAGAAAATTTGCTTAATAAAAATCAAACTCCAAGCAAGGAGCAAAATGCAACCTTATTAGAAGATAGTAAAAAATTACTCGATGAGGTTTTAGAACAGATGAAAAAACAGCTTGAAAAAATGCAAGAAAAAGCACAAGAACAAAACGCTACACAAAAAGACTCAAATTTCGATTTTTACGCTTAA